The Halalkalicoccus tibetensis genome contains the following window.
CCGAGACGCAGACGTCCCGGACGTACCGCCGGAACGTCTCGCTCTCGACGGTGACGGTCCCCGGCTTGAACGTGTGATGGGGACTCACCCCGTAGGGGATCGCGGGCGCGAGCAGGCAGGGGCTCCGCTCGGCGATCCGTCGACAGACCGCCTCGGGCATGAAGGTATCGACACCCAGCGGGAGATGCGGGCCGTGCTGTTCGGTGCTTCCCACGGGGAGCAACAGCGTTCCCGTCTCGTCGGTCGCGGCGTCGAGCTCCTCCCACGTCAGGTCGGCGATGGCGTAGCTCTCGATCACGTCGTTCCCTTCCCGGACCCGGTAATAAGTGATCCTGCCGGGCCAATCAGCGCTTCTCGATCCGGTAGATGACGCCGACGTCGCTCGTCGAGAGGTCGGCCCGGCGCTGGCTCGCCTCGCGATGGGTCTCGAACGGTCCCTCGACCACCGTTTCGCCGGTGAGGATGTAGTAATCCGACACGGATTCCGTTCGCGAACCCCGCGGATAGCCGTTTCGCTCGCCCGATCCCATGCAGGTGCAAGCCGAATTATTAGATATATACAGTGACTTCGTTCATTCCCGTCCGGGACGACGTGGGGCGTTCATCCGCAGCCTCGTTACTGCCCCCGTCCCCGGAACATCGAACACACTCATACCGCTATCCATGGGCCACTCACAACGACAGTCGGAACCGAAGGGGGAACTGCGTCCACAATCAACGGCCGTCGACGAGCCGCCCACGAACGAGAACGGCGAGTACGTCTGTAGTCGCCGTTGTGCGAACGGAACGCGCTGCATGATCACGGTCTCGCTCCCGAACATATCGTGTCACCAGCACGATCAGTCGAAGCCAATCGTCACCGAGGAGTGAGCGAAAGGGGGACCCGCGACCCTCGGCCCGATCGAGGCGACGGGACTCGCGCGCCACATACATAGGCCTCGACCCCCTATCGAACGGTATGACGAGCGAAACTGCGACGTTCGGCGGCGGCTGTTTCTGGTGTACCGAGGCCGCGATGAAGGAACTGGAGGGTGTCAGGTCGGTCACCTCGGGCTACGCCGGCGGCGAAACCGCGGACCCGAGCTACGAGGCGGTCTGTTCGGGAAGCACGGGCCACGCGGAGGTCGTCCAGGTCGAGTACGACCCCGGGACGATCACCTACGACGAACTGCTCGAGGTCTTCTTCGCGACCCACGACCCGACCCAGCTGAACCGCCAGGGCCCCGACGTCGGCAGCCAGTACCGATCGATCGTGCTCGCCCACGACGACGAGCAGCGCGAGCAGGCGGCGGCCTACATCGAGGCGCTCAACGAGGAGTACAGCGACGACGTCGTGACCGAGCTCGAACCGCTCGAACGGTTCTGGGCGGCCGAGGAGCACCACCAGGACTACTTCGAGAAGAACCCCACCGACGCCTACTGCCGGATGCACGCCCAGCCGAAGGTCGAGAAGGTCCGCGAACGGTTCCAGAGCAAGCTCCAGCAGGCCTGACCCGGGCGATTTCCCGGCGCGTGCATCGTTTTCCAGCCCTACCCATCTGGACCTCGGGCCGTCCCCCTCCTTTCGACGGCCCGTCACCTCGTTGTCGTCCTATCGGCATCGACACCGTTCTCGATCCGTTCCCTGCCACTCTTCGACTACGGTCCCACCTAATCCATTCCGTATATATAGTCGAAACAAAATTATCGGAATAGATAAATAAGAAAGGAGTCAATAGGCTGCCATGCAACGGAGGAAATTCCTACTGACGACCGGCGCGGCGACCACGGCGCTCCTCGCGGGTTGCACCGGCGACGACGAGGAGGAAGACGACGCCGACCTCGACGACGCCGAGGCCGAAGCCGCCGAGGACGAGGACGGAAACGGTGGGGACGAGGAGGAAGAAGGGGACGGAGGGGACGAAGAGGACGACATCGACCCCGAGGAGGCCCTCGAGGACGAGGACACCGAATCGACGGTCGAAGGGTTAGAGCTCGTCGAACACGAGCTCGTCTCGGACGAGTTCAGCGCCCAGGTCGAGGGCGTCGTCGCGAACGAGACGGGCGAGGAGCTCGGCTACGTCGAGGTCGGCGTCGTCCTCTACAACGAGGAGGAACAGCGTATCGGGGACTCCTTTACCAACACGACGGACCTCCCCGACGGCCAGGAGTGGGCCTTCGAGGTCCTGCTGACGGAGGACGCCGACGACATCGACGACTACGACATCACGGTGACCGACAGCGCGTTCTGAACCGATCGGGCCGTAGGGGGTCTTCGGGGACACACGGTCCGACGGTCGATCGATCAGCGATCTCGGCAGCCGAATCAGTGCCGTACGAACCCGAATCGATCACATCGGAGAACGCCGTCGAGCTCTTACCGTGACGGTTCCGGGGAGAGCCACCGTGTCCGATCGACCCGGTCCGCCGTGACTACCGACGGCCGAACTTCCAGACCGCGGACGACCCGGCCACAGTCATGACCAGCCCGGCGACCGCGGACGCGATGATCCCCAGCTCCAGACCGGCGGTGAGGCTCTCGCCCGCCACGATGACGATGAACCCACCCAGCGCGGCAATGGCACCGGCAGTCGTCTTTCGCCACTCCATCCAGGCGAGAAGTCCCACCAGTGCCGCGACCGAGACGGTGACGAGACCGTCGGAGTCGATCCCCCAGAGGGACGGACCGACGTGCGTCCAGACGAGGAACCCGCTCGTCAACGCCCCGACGGACGCCACGAGTACGGACTGTCGCTCCGTCGATGCGGTCTCCAAGCTGGCGTCGGACTGACGGCCGTCTTTCGTGTTCACGATCGAGTCACCCTCCACTGGCCACGCGAGACCGATAACGCCTGTGTTGTCGCCTGTTGCTCATTCGTTACTCAGGTCGGACGCCTCGAACTGCTGACGGTCCTGGTGATCGTCACGCCGAGCTTCTGCCGGTCGAAGCCGATCGAAACGGGGTCAGATCGCCAATCATTATACACCTCGTGTGACACACCGTTGAACTTCACCCCCGCCTACCGAGTCCGCTCTGTGTGGCTACTCTCGGATACCGACATCTCTTCGATACTTCCCTACGGTTTGGCTCCTGCCGATCGCACGAAGGCGACGACCCGGAACATGGAACGACTTTGGATCAATCGACGGTTTCGTGGGTTCTTTTATAGGGCTCCCGACGCCGTCGTTTGGATTCAGTTCGATAGGAAAACGCATGGGCGCTGCAGGATTTGAACCCGCGGCAGCTTGGTCCGAAGCCAAGTACTCTGTCCAGACTGAGCTAAGCGCCCGACACCTCCGATTCGGGGCTGGCGTTGATAAGTCCCGCGATTCTCTCAGAGATACGCCAGCCACCCGGCGAGCATCAGCACCACGCCGATCCCCATCCCGCTGTAGTTGATCATCCCGCTTGGGGTCATCAGCTCGCTGTAGACGATCAGCGGTATCGCCACGACGATCAGCGAACGGATCACCCATTTTCGCCGGCTCGAACCGCCCGACGTAGCGTCCGCCTCCAGATCCCGTCTGCTCGCCATCAGCTCGCCCGCCCGCTGTACACAGTCGTGTTCCGTCGAAAGTCGCCCCTCGATCCGCTCGCGCCACTCGCGCTCCTCGGCGTCCCTCGCATGGACGGCCGCTCGATCGCTCATCACCCCCCGTTCCCCTTCACCGTGCTTAACCCTTTGTCAGACGTATAGAAAGTTTGTGACACGTTCCTCGTCGTTTTTATCCCTGTCCTTGGAATGTCCGGCAGGGGCTATAAAGGGCTCTCTCGTGTAGCATCGGGTATGGTACTCGGATCGATCGTCGCGTTCGTCGTTGCACTGCTCGTCGGTGGGTTGGCGATCTACCTCAGCGCCAACGTCGTCATGGACGTCCAGGACTACAGCCACGCCGTGATCACGGCGCTCGTGGGGGCCATCGCCTGGGGGCTGACCGCCTGGATCCCGCTGTTCGGACCGATCCTCGCGCTGATCGTCTGGATCGGCGTGATCAACTGGCGCTACCCCGGCGGCTGGGTCGACGCCGCGATCATCGGCGTCATCGCGTGGCTCGCCGCGCTCGCGCTGCTGTTCGTGCTCAACAGCGTTCTGGGCCTCGGCGTCGGCGCGTTCGGCGTCCCGGGCGCCTAATCGGCCCGTAGTTCTTCGTTCACCAGTTCGACGGCGTCGCGGACCGCTCCGATCGAGGAGAGGTATCCGGCGCCGACGCTCGCCTTGAGCGCGAGCGCCGCCCGTCCCCGCAGCACGGTCGGGCCGACCTGCGCGACCGCGCCGTCGCCGATACTGACGAGCCAGCCCGGCGAGTCGAACGAGAAACGCTCGGGCCGGGGACTGAAGCCGCCCGATCCGCCCCCGACCAGCGCCGCGAGGCTCTTCGCGACCACGCGGGCTTCGCGGATCGCCGCCTGCGCGCTCGCGGGGACGGGCTCGCCGTCGTCGTCGATCACGCGGGCAGTGTCGCCGACGACGAAAGTCCGCGAATCGAGCCGCAGGTCGCTTCGGACCCCGGGGCGCTCGCCGCCGAAGGCGCTCGGCCCGCGGATGCCGCCGGTCCAGACGAAGGTATCGTAGGGGATCGACCCGTCGGCCGTCTCGACGGCGTTTTCGGTCGCGCGCTCGACGGTCGTCCCCGTCCGCACGTCGACGCCCCGCGATCCGAGCTCCTCCGCGACCGCCGCCCGGAAGTTCGCCGGGAAGTTCGGGGCCACGCTGTCGAACCGTTCGAGCAGGACCACCGAGAGCTCCCGGTCCATCGCGGCGATCTCGCCCGCGACCTGCACGCCCGAGAGCCCCGCTCCGCCGACGACCACTCGCGACCTACCCTCGACGCTCGCGCGGATCGCTTCGGCGTGTTCGAGGCGCTTCAGCGGGATCGAGAACTCCTCGACGCCCGGCAGGCCGTAGTAGTTCGTTTCGGCGCCGAGACAGACCGCCGCGTAGTCGTACTCGATATCGCCGTCGGACGTGTGGATCACGCGCGCGTCGCGGTCAACCGCCTCGACGGTCGCCTCCCGGACCTCCACCCGATCGAACAGCGAGTCGAGCGAGAGGCTGATCGCGTCCGCGAGGTCGGGCCGGCGGATCACGCGATGGAGCTCGTGTTGGATCAGGTGGTCGGGGTCCCGGTCGACGAGAACGATCCCGGCGTCCGGGAGCTCCCCTTCGAGGCGCTTCGCGAGCGTGACACCGGCGTAGCCCGCCCCACAGACGACGATTCGCATACGCTCGATACGGAGGGCGGGCTAAAAGAGGTGGTCGTCGACCGTCCGGGCTGGGCCACCCACTTCCCAGACGTGGGTCTCGACGCCCGCCTTCGCTACTTCGTCTTCGACCCGCTCGACGTGCTCCTCGGTGGTGTTGACGTAGACGCTCGCGCCCGTGTCAGTCGAGTAGTAGACCGGCACGCCCTCCTCGCGGAGCTCGCGCACGCGATTGAATATCTCGATCGTCTCGGGCTGCCAGTAGACCCAACCCGCGGGTCCGGTCATGGTCGTCGCCGCGAGCGAGAGCGAGTCGTGTTCGGCGAGCTCGAAGGTCCGCTCGAAGTCGCCCTCCCGAAGCGCGTCGCGCAGTTCGGCGATCTGGCCGTGCATGTGGGCCATCCGCGCCTGGAACATGTGGCTGTCGGCGGCTTCTTCATGAGCTTGCTCTGTCTCCTTATACGAGGGGACGAGCCCGCCGACGATCCGCAGCTCCTCCTCGAGCTCGGTCTCGATCCGCTCGGAGCGACAGTCCTCGTCGTTCAACCCGGTATGGAGGTGGCTGAACGCACCCGTGACCGCGCGCGCAGCCGACGACGAACCCCGGCGGGCGACTGTCGAGATCTCGGGCCGCGAGAGGTCGAGCTCCGCGGCCGCACAGAGCGCCATCGCCGCCGCGGCGAAGCCCGACGACGAGGAGCCGAAGCCGACGTTCGACTGAAAGGAGTTCTCGCTTTCGAGGCGCACCCGGTCGTCGAACCCGCCGAGCTCGCGGACGCGATCGACCACCATCTCGACGCGCTCGCGGCCCCGTCCCGTGAGCTCCTCGCCGCCGACGACGTAGACGTCCTCATCGGCGCCGAACTCCGCGGTCGTCTTCGTGTGGCTCGGCGCGGTACAGACGCTGATCGAGTCGTGATACGGCAGCCTGAGCTCCGGGTCGCGCATCCCGTGGTACTTCGCGAGCCCCTGGATAGGATGGGCGATCGCGGTCGCTTTCTTCATACCACGACCGGCGGGTGACTGGCGCATAAACGCTGTGTTGTCCGA
Protein-coding sequences here:
- a CDS encoding NAD(P)/FAD-dependent oxidoreductase, which produces MRIVVCGAGYAGVTLAKRLEGELPDAGIVLVDRDPDHLIQHELHRVIRRPDLADAISLSLDSLFDRVEVREATVEAVDRDARVIHTSDGDIEYDYAAVCLGAETNYYGLPGVEEFSIPLKRLEHAEAIRASVEGRSRVVVGGAGLSGVQVAGEIAAMDRELSVVLLERFDSVAPNFPANFRAAVAEELGSRGVDVRTGTTVERATENAVETADGSIPYDTFVWTGGIRGPSAFGGERPGVRSDLRLDSRTFVVGDTARVIDDDGEPVPASAQAAIREARVVAKSLAALVGGGSGGFSPRPERFSFDSPGWLVSIGDGAVAQVGPTVLRGRAALALKASVGAGYLSSIGAVRDAVELVNEELRAD
- a CDS encoding FxLYD domain-containing protein, which produces MQRRKFLLTTGAATTALLAGCTGDDEEEDDADLDDAEAEAAEDEDGNGGDEEEEGDGGDEEDDIDPEEALEDEDTESTVEGLELVEHELVSDEFSAQVEGVVANETGEELGYVEVGVVLYNEEEQRIGDSFTNTTDLPDGQEWAFEVLLTEDADDIDDYDITVTDSAF
- the mvaD gene encoding phosphomevalonate decarboxylase MvaD, whose protein sequence is MKKATAIAHPIQGLAKYHGMRDPELRLPYHDSISVCTAPSHTKTTAEFGADEDVYVVGGEELTGRGRERVEMVVDRVRELGGFDDRVRLESENSFQSNVGFGSSSSGFAAAAMALCAAAELDLSRPEISTVARRGSSSAARAVTGAFSHLHTGLNDEDCRSERIETELEEELRIVGGLVPSYKETEQAHEEAADSHMFQARMAHMHGQIAELRDALREGDFERTFELAEHDSLSLAATTMTGPAGWVYWQPETIEIFNRVRELREEGVPVYYSTDTGASVYVNTTEEHVERVEDEVAKAGVETHVWEVGGPARTVDDHLF
- the msrA gene encoding peptide-methionine (S)-S-oxide reductase MsrA: MTSETATFGGGCFWCTEAAMKELEGVRSVTSGYAGGETADPSYEAVCSGSTGHAEVVQVEYDPGTITYDELLEVFFATHDPTQLNRQGPDVGSQYRSIVLAHDDEQREQAAAYIEALNEEYSDDVVTELEPLERFWAAEEHHQDYFEKNPTDAYCRMHAQPKVEKVRERFQSKLQQA